The following are from one region of the Candidatus Bathyarchaeia archaeon genome:
- a CDS encoding ABC transporter ATP-binding protein yields MGEWRFSKEPLLAARDLVKWFPLRRGFLDLLRGRPPRIVRAVDGVSLDLGEGETLALVGESGCGKTTTGKLLVGAIRPDGGTILFEGRDLAKLDRRGLKEFRRRAQMIFQDPYSSLDPRFTVLDTLMEPLIIHGLGSGRGERIELIAKALKEVKLEPPEDFFERHPHALSGGQRQRLAIARALILRPKLIIADEPVSMLDLSIRAEILDLLISLKEKFDMSYIYITHDLSTAKYFADTLAVMYLGKILELGPIDAVLGNPLNPYTEALIKAIPEPDPRNRHRRIQVGIKGEPPDPVDLPSGCRLHPRCPIATPLCSKKEPRLIEAEPLHYVACHLRP; encoded by the coding sequence ATGGGCGAATGGCGCTTCAGCAAGGAGCCGCTCTTGGCTGCTAGGGACCTCGTGAAATGGTTCCCCCTTCGGAGGGGTTTCCTCGACCTTTTGAGGGGGCGCCCGCCTAGGATCGTGAGAGCGGTCGATGGCGTATCCCTCGATCTGGGAGAGGGGGAGACGCTCGCCTTGGTTGGGGAATCTGGATGCGGCAAGACCACAACGGGCAAGCTTCTGGTCGGGGCGATCAGGCCGGATGGCGGAACGATTCTTTTCGAAGGAAGGGATCTGGCCAAGCTCGATAGAAGGGGCTTGAAGGAGTTCAGGCGCCGGGCCCAGATGATCTTCCAAGATCCCTATTCCTCGCTCGATCCTAGGTTCACGGTCCTTGATACCCTTATGGAGCCCTTGATCATCCATGGGTTGGGCAGCGGGAGGGGAGAGAGGATCGAGCTCATCGCCAAGGCGCTGAAGGAGGTGAAGCTCGAGCCACCGGAGGATTTCTTCGAGAGGCATCCTCATGCCCTATCGGGTGGGCAGAGGCAGAGGTTGGCGATCGCGAGGGCCCTGATCCTGAGGCCGAAGCTCATAATCGCCGACGAGCCCGTTTCGATGTTGGACCTCTCGATAAGGGCTGAGATACTCGATCTCCTCATCTCTCTCAAGGAAAAATTCGACATGTCCTACATTTATATAACGCATGATTTGTCAACGGCCAAGTACTTCGCCGACACCTTGGCCGTAATGTATCTTGGGAAGATACTCGAGCTTGGGCCGATCGATGCCGTGCTGGGGAATCCCCTCAATCCTTACACCGAGGCTTTGATAAAGGCCATCCCGGAGCCGGATCCTAGGAATAGGCATAGGAGGATCCAAGTAGGGATCAAGGGGGAGCCGCCGGATCCCGTGGATCTCCCAAGCGGTTGCAGGCTCCATCCCCGATGCCCTATCGCCACGCCCTTATGCAGCAAGAAGGAGCCAAGGCTGATTGAAGCGGAACCCCTCCATTACGTTGCCTGCCACCTCCGCCCCTAA
- a CDS encoding ABC transporter ATP-binding protein — translation MGELVVEGLRAYYFPTDKPPLRAVDDVSFELEEGSSMGFVGESGCGKSTLGLALLRLLPFPGRIVSGTARLNGIDLMSLPEGEFDRLIRWKRISMIFQGAMNALSPVYTIGDQLSEPFIYRSGLSKGDARKLSIKALEEVGLDEGIMDRYPHELSGGMKQRAMIAMALALRPEILIADEPTTALDVVVQAQILNLLKDLRRRLGISIILLTHDLGVISEIADSIAVMYAGELVELGPSDLVFSNPKHPYTRSLIAAVPRIRGGKSRPTSIPGSPPDLANPPKGCRFRPRCSMAMPYCERAPSMIEVGADHVVRCWLYA, via the coding sequence ATGGGGGAGCTCGTGGTCGAGGGCTTGAGGGCTTATTACTTCCCAACCGATAAGCCACCCCTCAGGGCCGTCGATGACGTATCCTTCGAACTCGAGGAGGGATCATCGATGGGATTCGTGGGAGAATCGGGTTGCGGGAAATCGACCCTCGGACTCGCGTTGCTGAGGCTCCTGCCATTTCCCGGCAGGATCGTTTCTGGAACCGCGAGGCTTAACGGGATCGATCTAATGAGCCTCCCCGAGGGCGAGTTCGACCGGTTGATACGATGGAAGAGGATATCCATGATCTTCCAAGGGGCGATGAACGCCCTAAGTCCCGTCTATACGATCGGGGATCAGCTTTCGGAGCCATTCATCTATCGCTCGGGCCTATCGAAAGGCGATGCGAGGAAGCTCTCCATCAAGGCCTTGGAGGAGGTCGGATTGGACGAGGGAATCATGGATCGATACCCACATGAGCTCAGCGGGGGGATGAAGCAAAGGGCGATGATAGCCATGGCCTTGGCCTTGAGGCCCGAGATATTGATCGCCGATGAGCCGACGACGGCCTTGGACGTGGTGGTTCAGGCCCAGATATTAAACCTGCTCAAGGACCTGAGGAGGAGGCTGGGAATCTCCATAATTCTCCTCACGCATGACTTGGGTGTGATATCGGAGATCGCGGACTCGATCGCCGTGATGTACGCAGGGGAACTAGTGGAGCTCGGCCCTTCCGATCTGGTATTCTCTAACCCAAAACATCCTTATACGAGAAGCCTCATCGCGGCCGTGCCGAGGATCCGGGGGGGTAAATCGAGGCCCACCTCCATACCCGGCTCCCCTCCAGATCTGGCCAATCCGCCAAAGGGCTGCAGGTTCCGCCCAAGGTGCTCAATGGCGATGCCCTATTGCGAACGCGCTCCGTCGATGATCGAAGTGGGGGCCGATCACGTAGTTCGATGCTGGCTTTACGCTTAA
- a CDS encoding ABC transporter permease: MGAGSPLGPLWGEYRRSKVGLAGLALFAALLAFSALAIAFVPLDSYRQWNNPSHWAEYPRAAPPAWTNWMTGLRLPEHMVLRNPMEHQSASDWVRVVTHTYRFAFPYESFPNDFIFKFSLKYGRSPPLVELSAERPDGVRMLLARISPPPRPEGSGARAYNSAIFSTDASLKVNLANYLAERLGAVTSPDAISPERMIFAKEGPSMAEGGTSVLKGDYIFQARFFLFGKEDEVLSSALVIGGKVFGLFGTDDLRRDLSVGILWGTPIALSIGISVAVLSVSIGIAYGVISGYYGGRLDELMMRLNDIAYAIPALPFLILLALSLGRSLLYIMAYLVLFGWVGIAKVARSVALQIKAAPYIEAVELLGAPSRRIIFRHIAPQLIPYAIANIALSVPAAILAEAGLSFLGLGDPTMPTWGQILHDAQLHGAAIRGLWWWALSPGIMLAGSSLAFVMIGYALERALNPRIRGA, from the coding sequence TTGGGCGCTGGGTCCCCCCTCGGGCCCCTCTGGGGGGAATATAGGAGATCCAAGGTGGGTTTGGCGGGCTTGGCGTTATTCGCGGCGCTCTTGGCCTTCTCCGCGCTCGCGATCGCCTTTGTTCCGCTCGATTCCTATAGACAATGGAACAATCCATCCCATTGGGCGGAATATCCTAGGGCGGCGCCGCCGGCATGGACGAACTGGATGACCGGCCTAAGATTGCCCGAGCATATGGTTCTAAGGAACCCAATGGAGCATCAATCCGCATCCGACTGGGTTAGGGTAGTGACGCATACATACCGCTTCGCCTTCCCGTACGAGTCCTTCCCGAATGATTTCATCTTTAAATTCTCCCTGAAGTATGGGAGATCTCCCCCACTCGTGGAGCTCTCGGCGGAGAGGCCGGACGGAGTTCGCATGCTCTTGGCGAGAATCTCTCCGCCCCCGAGGCCCGAGGGATCAGGGGCCCGCGCTTATAATTCGGCGATATTCTCGACCGATGCAAGCCTGAAGGTCAATTTGGCAAATTACTTGGCCGAGAGGCTCGGGGCGGTCACGAGCCCCGATGCGATCTCCCCGGAGCGGATGATATTCGCCAAGGAGGGCCCATCCATGGCCGAAGGGGGAACCAGCGTCCTGAAGGGCGATTATATCTTCCAAGCCCGGTTCTTCCTCTTCGGGAAGGAGGACGAGGTCCTATCGAGCGCTCTGGTGATCGGCGGGAAGGTCTTCGGGCTCTTCGGCACGGACGATCTTAGGAGGGATCTATCGGTGGGGATATTATGGGGCACGCCCATAGCGTTATCCATAGGCATATCGGTCGCCGTCCTCTCAGTGTCGATCGGGATAGCTTACGGCGTGATAAGCGGGTATTACGGGGGGCGCTTGGATGAACTCATGATGAGGCTTAACGACATAGCCTACGCGATCCCCGCCCTCCCATTCCTGATCCTGCTCGCGCTCTCCTTGGGCAGGAGCCTTTTGTATATAATGGCTTATCTGGTCCTATTCGGCTGGGTCGGTATAGCGAAGGTGGCGAGGAGCGTCGCTCTGCAAATCAAGGCCGCGCCCTACATAGAGGCGGTCGAACTCCTAGGGGCCCCAAGCCGGAGGATAATCTTCAGGCATATAGCGCCGCAATTGATCCCCTATGCTATAGCCAACATCGCCCTCTCGGTGCCGGCGGCGATCCTCGCGGAGGCCGGCCTAAGCTTCCTAGGGTTGGGGGATCCCACGATGCCAACTTGGGGCCAAATCCTTCATGATGCCCAGCTCCACGGCGCGGCGATCAGGGGCCTCTGGTGGTGGGCATTATCGCCTGGCATAATGTTGGCAGGATCCAGCTTGGCCTTCGTCATGATTGGCTACGCTTTGGAAAGGGCCCTGAATCCTAGGATAAGGGGGGCTTAG
- the truD gene encoding tRNA pseudouridine(13) synthase TruD, with amino-acid sequence MSRGPEGVPEIDMLLGMLCYATGSKGIGGRLRVDPKDFIVRERLLDGSIANESFEGGQPLGSGHFLRCVLVKENVDHFSAIGIAAEAMGCRPKDVGFAGMKDKRALTAQFVTFPVSKIRAGWNRARAIGGIKLIQERFVEEGLHPGGSAGNLFEIRVKGAQSDPASLRGALAEMGALGGAPNFYGYQRFGTVRPVTHIVGRLLVKGDLRGALMEFLARPFESEPPDAFMARMELYEGGDFARALSAYPKRLRLERIVLKALKRNPSDLLGAFRRLPHGLRKLFIEAYQSYLFNRVLSERMRMGLGLKSVEEGDLISPMAADGSPQGEPKPVRDPEAANADVSKGRACLVIPVFGYGVRLSEGAQGEIERRVLDEEGISPRAFYIGVMPEASCAGKYRRALMPIEGLILERVGNDLIFRFSLPRGGYATVVMREFIKPEDPAGQGF; translated from the coding sequence ATGAGCCGTGGGCCAGAGGGGGTCCCTGAGATCGATATGCTCCTTGGGATGCTCTGCTATGCTACCGGTTCCAAGGGGATTGGCGGTAGGCTCAGGGTGGATCCGAAGGACTTCATCGTCAGGGAGCGCCTTTTGGATGGATCCATCGCCAACGAATCCTTCGAAGGGGGGCAGCCTTTGGGAAGCGGCCATTTCCTCCGATGCGTCCTAGTAAAGGAGAACGTGGATCATTTCTCCGCGATCGGGATCGCGGCCGAGGCCATGGGGTGCAGACCGAAGGATGTGGGATTCGCCGGCATGAAGGATAAGAGGGCTCTCACGGCCCAATTCGTTACGTTCCCAGTGAGCAAGATCCGGGCCGGGTGGAACAGGGCGAGGGCGATTGGCGGAATCAAGCTAATCCAGGAGAGGTTCGTGGAGGAAGGATTGCACCCCGGAGGCTCGGCTGGGAATCTCTTCGAGATAAGGGTCAAGGGGGCCCAATCGGATCCGGCCAGCTTGAGGGGGGCCCTAGCGGAGATGGGCGCCTTGGGTGGAGCGCCCAACTTTTATGGATATCAAAGGTTCGGCACGGTGAGGCCGGTAACGCATATCGTTGGGAGGCTCCTCGTGAAGGGCGATTTACGGGGAGCCCTCATGGAGTTCTTGGCGAGGCCCTTCGAATCCGAGCCGCCCGATGCCTTCATGGCTAGGATGGAGCTTTATGAGGGTGGAGATTTCGCAAGGGCCTTATCGGCTTATCCCAAACGTCTGCGCTTGGAGAGGATCGTATTGAAGGCCCTTAAGCGCAATCCCTCGGATCTCCTCGGGGCCTTCAGGAGGTTGCCCCATGGCTTAAGGAAGCTCTTCATCGAGGCCTATCAATCCTATCTGTTCAATAGGGTATTGAGCGAGCGCATGCGAATGGGCCTCGGCCTCAAATCCGTTGAGGAGGGGGATTTAATATCCCCCATGGCCGCCGATGGCTCGCCCCAAGGGGAGCCCAAGCCCGTCAGGGATCCGGAGGCGGCGAACGCGGACGTGAGCAAGGGGAGGGCGTGCTTAGTGATCCCGGTCTTCGGCTACGGAGTAAGGCTCTCGGAGGGGGCTCAAGGGGAGATCGAGAGGAGGGTCCTAGATGAGGAGGGGATCTCGCCGAGGGCTTTCTATATTGGCGTCATGCCCGAGGCGAGTTGCGCGGGGAAATATAGGAGGGCCTTAATGCCAATTGAAGGCCTCATCCTCGAAAGGGTCGGGAACGACCTCATATTCCGATTCTCCCTCCCGAGGGGGGGCTACGCCACGGTGGTCATGAGGGAGTTCATAAAGCCCGAGGATCCGGCGGGTCAAGGTTTCTGA
- a CDS encoding ABC transporter permease, with protein MGIRAFLIRRALNMAAILLVTVLLTMAILGPSADAILKRAIEQETRAEILQNKELVGKFKDPGELENYVKSQVQGKVASMGLNDPWYSPRRLWAIAIRVMALDFGQSYYIRGYGGSSNVRDIILEALPRTILLFGTATTLIAVLGILVGAAAAKRAGSLLDKAVLGYAVLSNSFPLWWIGMLAILLFSYTLKAFPARATPTILPSDPAYPMALLYHMALPLLTMVLMGFGGWAYIVRNLMVGILQEDYITVAKARGAPERKIVYGHALRSAAPPIVTIIALALSGSFGGAMITEAVFDWPGLGRLYWEAIGLLDVPVIVGLTYVSTLIFLLSVFIADVLYGVFDPRVRVG; from the coding sequence ATCGGCAGATGCGATCCTGAAGAGGGCCATTGAGCAGGAGACGAGGGCCGAGATACTCCAAAACAAGGAACTTGTCGGGAAGTTCAAGGATCCGGGGGAATTGGAGAACTATGTCAAATCTCAGGTCCAAGGGAAGGTGGCCTCCATGGGCTTAAATGATCCTTGGTATTCCCCTAGGAGGCTCTGGGCGATCGCGATTAGGGTTATGGCCTTGGATTTTGGTCAATCCTATTACATACGGGGCTATGGGGGCTCCTCGAACGTCAGGGATATAATCTTGGAGGCCCTCCCTAGGACGATTTTGCTCTTCGGGACAGCCACAACCCTGATCGCCGTTTTGGGAATCCTCGTTGGGGCCGCTGCCGCTAAAAGGGCCGGCTCGCTTTTGGATAAGGCGGTGCTGGGCTACGCCGTCCTCAGCAACAGCTTCCCGCTTTGGTGGATTGGGATGCTTGCGATACTCCTCTTCTCATATACGCTCAAGGCATTCCCGGCTAGGGCAACTCCCACAATACTCCCGAGCGATCCGGCCTATCCCATGGCCCTCCTCTACCATATGGCGCTGCCCTTGCTCACGATGGTGCTCATGGGCTTCGGGGGATGGGCCTACATAGTGAGGAACCTCATGGTGGGAATCCTCCAAGAGGATTACATAACCGTCGCCAAGGCGAGGGGAGCGCCTGAGAGGAAGATCGTCTATGGCCATGCGCTCAGGAGCGCGGCCCCGCCAATAGTGACCATAATCGCCTTGGCGCTATCCGGATCCTTCGGCGGGGCGATGATAACCGAGGCCGTCTTCGATTGGCCGGGCCTCGGGAGGCTCTACTGGGAGGCGATTGGCCTGCTCGATGTGCCCGTAATAGTCGGCCTAACATACGTTTCAACACTCATATTCCTCCTGAGCGTATTCATAGCAGACGTCCTCTACGGCGTCTTCGATCCAAGAGTGAGGGTTGGATAG
- a CDS encoding DUF2721 domain-containing protein yields MDLKQVESLIQATLAPVVMISGCGLIALVVQTRYGRIIDRIRALSEERRGLSERAGGFAHQGALDDRLRSIEAQMEKLIRRGLLVKRALFFIASSVFSFVLTSFLLYLAYIAGSPLDRLFAFLTPLAFLAGMAFLLIGMIAMVLEVAASYSSTLADVGIEAGGGGARSKR; encoded by the coding sequence ATGGATCTAAAGCAGGTGGAGTCGCTAATCCAAGCGACCCTAGCCCCAGTCGTGATGATATCTGGATGTGGCTTAATAGCCCTAGTCGTCCAAACTCGATATGGCAGGATAATAGATAGGATAAGGGCCCTGAGCGAGGAGAGGAGGGGGTTATCTGAGAGGGCGGGAGGCTTTGCCCATCAGGGCGCATTGGACGATCGCTTGAGGAGCATAGAGGCCCAGATGGAGAAGCTCATAAGGAGGGGTTTATTGGTTAAGCGCGCCCTTTTCTTCATAGCCTCCTCGGTCTTCTCCTTCGTCCTCACATCCTTCCTCCTATACTTGGCCTATATCGCGGGCTCTCCTCTCGATCGCCTTTTCGCCTTCCTCACGCCATTGGCCTTCTTGGCTGGGATGGCGTTCCTCTTGATCGGCATGATCGCGATGGTTTTGGAGGTCGCGGCGTCCTATAGCTCCACCTTGGCCGATGTCGGCATTGAAGCGGGGGGCGGAGGCGCTCGCTCGAAGAGGTGA